The window GATTCTTCTGCTGTATTTATAGCCGTTTCAATATCGGCTACAGGATCCGACGTTGAGGTGTTCCAAAGATCTTCTCCTGTAAGAGTAACCTTATTTGACATGGCATAGTCATATTCCCACTGAGATTCTCCATCAAGTGAATTGATTTTTCCAGTCTGGAGAAACTGTCCAACCATATATTCAATTTTATTTTTAACTTCTGCCTCTTCTTGTCCTAGGAGTTTAGCTTGTTTTCTCTGCAAAGCTCCTGCAGCTCCTGTTTCAACTGCTTCTCCAGCCTCTCTTTTAAATAAAGTTTCTGCTGAGATAACTTTTCTAGATTCTACATACGGTGGATTTTCTATTATTTTTGTGGATTGTCCATTTTCTGTCTGGGCTTTCCCTCCTACTATCGGTGAAACAAATACTGCCATTGATTTACCCATGTTTTTTAGGTCTAAAACGACCTGTTCTGTGTAAACTATTTCATCATTCGGGAAAAACATCTTTGTTAGAGCGTCTCTTTGGATTTCTCCCCTTCTTCTAATCTCTCTAATCGTCTTTTTGTGTGTAATTGTATTTGACATTAATTAATTCCCCTCCTTATACTGTTTCCATGAACAGTGACTGTTTATTGAAATCTACTACCATTGTTTTTTCTGTTACAGAATCATCTTTTACTATGTATGATACATCTACTGCACCTGTTTTTAATATCTCAACTTCTTTAGATCCTCCAGTAGCATCTATAGCCTCCAATGTCACTCCGTAGGCAGTTTCAA is drawn from Ilyobacter polytropus DSM 2926 and contains these coding sequences:
- a CDS encoding head decoration protein, with product MNFTTEFKSFMRGNFPAKTVSATIASGQDLEAYTALGINSSNECGIYGSTGFETAYGVTLEAIDATGGSKEVEILKTGAVDVSYIVKDDSVTEKTMVVDFNKQSLFMETV
- a CDS encoding major capsid protein, whose protein sequence is MSNTITHKKTIREIRRRGEIQRDALTKMFFPNDEIVYTEQVVLDLKNMGKSMAVFVSPIVGGKAQTENGQSTKIIENPPYVESRKVISAETLFKREAGEAVETGAAGALQRKQAKLLGQEEAEVKNKIEYMVGQFLQTGKINSLDGESQWEYDYAMSNKVTLTGEDLWNTSTSDPVADIETAINTAEESGEKVEVIVLGQNAANDFINNTKAQALLDNRRIKLGEIDPKKLAPGFKYLGTINYSGVDIYSYNRSVTAPDGSNVKILADNAMVGGPIDRSILYAPIINLKDKDSPLKFTARYSDLKVAENGKTAHVTTETRPVFEPGDMAGYFSWVVTS